The following proteins are encoded in a genomic region of Xanthomonas cassavae CFBP 4642:
- the virB11 gene encoding P-type DNA transfer ATPase VirB11, with protein sequence MSDSSITEICVNRPGEVFIERESHWERHEEPGLTYAHLESLGTAIARYGNDTLDDAKPILSGILPDGERVQIVRPDACEHGTYSYTIRKPSLSRRNLEDYNRQGFFKHVRPVSTGLTSAERELLELRSTGDTLGFLRRAVQLDKVIVVAGETGSGKTTFMKALMQEIPCDQRLITIEDTPELILPDHPNHVHLFYKSEANEEDGAIVTPASLLKSCLRMKPTRILLAELRSGETYDFLNVAASGHRGSITSVHAGSCDLAFERLALMVLQNRQGRQLPYPVIRRLLHLVVDVVVHITNDTDEGGFGRHITELWYDPDAKRALGKIEA encoded by the coding sequence ATGAGCGATAGCTCCATTACCGAGATATGCGTCAATCGGCCGGGTGAAGTCTTTATCGAGCGCGAAAGTCACTGGGAGCGTCACGAAGAACCTGGGCTGACGTATGCACACCTGGAGTCGCTTGGCACTGCCATTGCCAGATACGGCAACGATACGCTGGATGATGCCAAGCCGATCCTCTCAGGCATCCTTCCCGATGGCGAGCGCGTGCAAATTGTTCGGCCGGATGCCTGCGAACACGGGACGTACTCGTACACGATCCGCAAGCCATCGCTCAGTCGGCGCAACCTGGAGGACTACAACCGCCAGGGCTTTTTCAAGCACGTCAGGCCGGTATCAACCGGCCTGACGAGTGCAGAGCGTGAGCTGCTGGAACTGCGCTCGACCGGCGACACGCTCGGCTTCCTCCGGCGTGCAGTCCAGTTGGACAAAGTGATCGTCGTCGCCGGCGAGACCGGCTCGGGCAAGACAACGTTCATGAAGGCGTTGATGCAGGAAATTCCTTGCGACCAACGCCTCATCACGATCGAGGACACGCCCGAGCTGATCCTGCCAGACCATCCGAACCACGTGCATCTGTTCTACAAGAGCGAGGCGAATGAAGAGGATGGCGCGATCGTCACTCCGGCGTCGCTGCTGAAGAGTTGCCTTCGCATGAAGCCGACGCGCATCCTCCTGGCGGAGCTGCGTAGCGGCGAAACCTACGACTTCCTGAACGTCGCGGCCTCGGGTCACCGTGGCAGCATTACTAGCGTGCATGCGGGGTCGTGCGACCTGGCCTTTGAACGGCTGGCCTTGATGGTTCTGCAGAACCGCCAGGGGCGCCAGTTGCCGTATCCGGTGATCCGCCGGCTGCTGCACCTGGTTGTCGATGTCGTGGTGCATATCACCAACGACACCGACGAAGGTGGCTTTGGCCGGCACATCACCGAGCTTTGGTACGACCCCGATGCCAAGCGAGCGCTTGGCAAGATCGAGGCGTGA
- the virB10 gene encoding type IV secretion system protein VirB10: protein MSEANTQPELAALPGERGMPSVNDSQRGRGMKVAFVIGVIVILMALVSLALLKYTGKKSAAATKKASMEAPALPARSFTAPPASPTPPAPAEAVPGVQPTATAPSVPGSATGEEARPPAKLDKSASSLMVVSDDAASGGGASGAQSAAGAGARLGLEPSGTDGGGPMASLLSGTKTDARKAGMIGNRNFILAKGSSIDCALQTRLDSTVPGMTACVVTRNIFSDNGKVLLIERGSTVTGEYQSNMRQGMARIYVLWTRVKTPNGVVVNLDSPGADALGGAGLPGYVDNHFWKRFGGALMLSLVDDTARFATQGNGSSSGSNQFNFNSTGEASSNMAAEALKNTINIPPTLYKNQGEQIAIFIARDLDFSSVYDVQTQ from the coding sequence ATGAGCGAGGCAAATACTCAACCCGAGCTGGCGGCCCTGCCTGGCGAACGTGGAATGCCGAGCGTCAATGACAGTCAGCGCGGTAGAGGCATGAAAGTCGCGTTCGTCATCGGGGTCATCGTGATCTTGATGGCACTCGTGTCGCTGGCGCTGTTGAAGTACACGGGCAAGAAGTCCGCAGCGGCCACCAAGAAAGCCTCCATGGAGGCGCCGGCGCTACCGGCCAGGTCGTTCACCGCACCGCCTGCGTCTCCCACGCCTCCAGCGCCGGCGGAGGCCGTGCCTGGCGTGCAGCCGACAGCGACGGCGCCCTCGGTTCCCGGCAGCGCCACTGGCGAGGAAGCCCGCCCACCGGCCAAGTTGGACAAGTCGGCCTCGTCCTTGATGGTGGTCAGCGACGATGCGGCCTCGGGTGGCGGCGCCAGCGGCGCGCAGAGCGCGGCAGGCGCCGGCGCACGACTCGGCCTGGAGCCTTCCGGCACCGATGGCGGTGGCCCGATGGCGAGCCTCCTGAGCGGCACGAAGACTGACGCCCGCAAGGCCGGGATGATCGGCAATCGCAATTTCATCCTGGCGAAGGGCAGTTCCATCGACTGCGCGTTGCAAACACGGCTCGACTCCACCGTGCCGGGGATGACCGCGTGCGTGGTCACCCGCAACATTTTCAGCGACAACGGCAAGGTGCTGCTCATCGAGCGCGGCTCGACGGTCACCGGCGAGTATCAGTCGAACATGCGCCAAGGCATGGCGCGGATCTACGTGCTGTGGACGCGGGTCAAGACGCCGAATGGCGTCGTCGTCAATCTCGACTCGCCCGGCGCTGACGCGCTCGGTGGCGCTGGACTGCCCGGTTACGTGGATAACCATTTCTGGAAGCGGTTCGGCGGCGCCTTGATGCTGAGCCTGGTGGACGACACTGCGCGTTTCGCGACGCAAGGGAACGGCAGCAGCAGCGGCAGCAATCAGTTCAATTTCAACTCGACTGGCGAGGCCAGTAGCAACATGGCAGCGGAGGCGCTGAAGAACACCATCAACATTCCCCCTACCCTCTACAAGAACCAAGGCGAGCAAATCGCGATTTTCATCGCCCGCGATCTCGACTTTTCGAGTGTTTACGATGTCCAGACCCAGTGA
- a CDS encoding LPD7 domain-containing protein has product MADESTNAGAPAESAMPGYGVMMIDDKPITAVRFDKREVDGETAYDLSFRLNGKQVVRIKGVNEVGLTEAVGERNALRITEAEATKGSLSGEDLAFSHGLTPKEIERRAAANEDRAQEETEVNTIREVKGNELESVDVAEALAMAAKLRKRDRDEYERNAGIDGVDRDLSKLQGRADREVIAVKELDKEADRLERVEVLDQRAGLAPQPVEAEHDVVEAEKNRRIQLMEQVNAQFNTSGPRHYFKDQPGRIAFRDVGDRLKTASNDQRVARAMVMMADAKGWKVVHLDGHPEFRQAGWMEASLRGMGSTGYKPTERDLEALAAEQERRMGNSVSRGTERVQERSREPSPSATAERSADGAQKPSEAVSAPEKPGKAAGAPARSLAVHEGIMLAHGAAPYQNDPAEKMSYFVKLRTETGERTIWGKDLDRAVGESKLNPGDAVRLEFKGSQPVTVEALTRDDKGKVIGSETINTHRNTWEAHKGDREKVITAIAEKVMEAKVKDPQAREKVMAEIGRVVSEKSKAGTLPPVMMYDKAAPQRVPEQERTAPVVQRNAERTR; this is encoded by the coding sequence ATGGCAGATGAATCCACCAATGCCGGCGCGCCGGCTGAAAGCGCGATGCCTGGCTACGGCGTGATGATGATCGATGACAAGCCGATCACGGCTGTAAGGTTCGACAAGCGCGAGGTAGACGGCGAGACGGCCTACGACCTGTCGTTCCGGCTGAACGGCAAGCAGGTCGTGCGGATCAAGGGCGTGAACGAGGTCGGACTGACGGAGGCCGTAGGCGAGCGCAATGCTCTGCGCATCACCGAGGCCGAGGCGACGAAGGGCTCGTTGTCCGGCGAGGACCTGGCGTTCAGCCATGGCCTCACGCCAAAGGAGATTGAGCGCCGAGCCGCGGCGAACGAGGACCGCGCGCAGGAAGAAACCGAGGTCAACACCATCCGCGAGGTCAAGGGCAACGAGCTGGAATCCGTTGACGTGGCCGAGGCGTTGGCGATGGCCGCCAAGCTGCGCAAGCGCGACCGCGATGAGTACGAGCGCAACGCCGGCATCGACGGCGTGGACCGCGATCTGAGCAAGCTACAAGGTCGCGCCGATCGCGAAGTGATCGCGGTCAAGGAGCTGGACAAGGAAGCCGACCGCTTGGAGCGCGTCGAAGTCCTCGATCAGCGCGCCGGACTCGCGCCGCAGCCTGTCGAAGCTGAGCATGATGTGGTGGAGGCAGAGAAGAACCGCCGCATCCAGCTCATGGAACAGGTGAACGCTCAGTTCAACACGTCCGGGCCTCGGCACTACTTCAAGGATCAGCCGGGGCGGATCGCGTTCCGCGATGTCGGCGATAGGCTGAAGACGGCCTCCAACGATCAGCGGGTGGCGCGGGCCATGGTCATGATGGCCGACGCGAAGGGCTGGAAGGTGGTTCACCTGGACGGGCATCCGGAGTTCCGCCAGGCCGGCTGGATGGAGGCCAGTCTGCGCGGCATGGGGTCAACCGGCTACAAGCCCACTGAGCGCGACCTGGAAGCCCTTGCGGCCGAACAGGAGCGCCGCATGGGCAACTCGGTGTCGCGCGGCACTGAGCGCGTCCAGGAGCGCTCTAGGGAACCATCGCCTTCCGCCACCGCCGAGAGGTCCGCAGATGGCGCTCAGAAGCCGTCTGAGGCGGTCTCCGCACCGGAGAAGCCGGGGAAGGCTGCCGGGGCTCCTGCGCGCTCGCTGGCGGTCCATGAGGGCATCATGCTCGCGCATGGGGCAGCGCCCTATCAGAACGATCCGGCCGAGAAGATGAGTTACTTCGTCAAGCTTCGTACCGAGACCGGCGAGCGCACCATCTGGGGCAAGGATCTGGACCGCGCTGTCGGCGAGTCCAAACTCAATCCGGGCGATGCCGTTCGCCTGGAGTTCAAGGGCAGTCAACCCGTGACGGTGGAAGCCTTGACCAGGGACGACAAGGGCAAGGTGATAGGCAGCGAGACCATCAACACCCACCGCAACACCTGGGAGGCGCACAAGGGCGACCGCGAGAAGGTCATCACCGCCATCGCGGAGAAGGTGATGGAGGCCAAGGTGAAAGACCCGCAGGCCCGCGAGAAGGTCATGGCCGAGATCGGTCGGGTGGTGTCCGAGAAGTCGAAGGCCGGCACCTTGCCACCGGTGATGATGTACGACAAGGCGGCCCCGCAACGTGTGCCGGAGCAAGAGCGCACGGCGCCCGTGGTGCAGCGGAACGCCGAGCGGACGCGATAG
- a CDS encoding type IV secretion system protein, translated as MSDPMIFQFTGDCITSAIGAYVETTVPAVIVKVTATAVLMGTLYYSVMGILMALGRVDGPFSQFMLSAGKFLLISAIALNSSTYMDFVVSAGHDLETGITQAFAGKYGANPSTVYQVIDESVGKGWDLAGELWNRAADRGITEIGMMFGEYFEAIIIAMATLIIAIPAGAMIVSAKFVLELLLGIGPFFVMLLMWPVTKEFFDRWFGEVITTVLQIALVSAVLAFAMKVFVAVVSATNIDSPDASPFFDSLRLIAITVVMLWLMYVAYQKGGALGGGMTSAAITLGGLAARASGVGSAVVGAVNPVSTRRDLESGMMVTAGRTNHFIAGNTMWNPSYMQHVLDNVGKNWGRAHGGSISN; from the coding sequence ATGTCCGATCCCATGATTTTTCAATTCACAGGCGACTGCATCACCAGTGCCATTGGTGCCTATGTTGAAACCACGGTTCCGGCCGTGATCGTCAAGGTTACAGCGACGGCTGTACTGATGGGCACGCTCTATTATTCCGTCATGGGGATTTTAATGGCCCTGGGTCGCGTCGATGGGCCATTTTCACAGTTCATGCTTTCTGCCGGAAAATTTCTTCTAATCAGCGCAATTGCTCTGAACTCAAGCACTTATATGGATTTCGTGGTATCTGCCGGTCACGATCTAGAGACCGGTATCACACAGGCATTTGCAGGAAAATATGGCGCCAACCCTTCGACGGTCTATCAAGTTATTGACGAGTCGGTTGGCAAAGGCTGGGATTTAGCCGGCGAGCTTTGGAATCGCGCGGCGGATAGGGGTATTACTGAGATCGGGATGATGTTCGGCGAGTATTTCGAGGCGATCATCATTGCGATGGCAACACTTATTATTGCGATCCCCGCTGGCGCAATGATTGTGTCAGCGAAGTTCGTGCTTGAATTGCTCCTGGGTATCGGGCCGTTCTTCGTCATGCTGCTTATGTGGCCGGTCACGAAGGAGTTCTTTGATCGCTGGTTTGGGGAGGTAATTACCACCGTTCTACAAATCGCTTTGGTTAGTGCAGTACTGGCCTTTGCTATGAAGGTCTTCGTTGCAGTGGTTTCCGCCACCAATATTGACAGCCCGGATGCAAGCCCGTTCTTTGACTCTTTGCGCCTGATTGCAATCACAGTGGTCATGTTGTGGCTGATGTACGTCGCCTATCAGAAAGGTGGGGCACTTGGCGGAGGCATGACCTCGGCCGCGATTACATTAGGTGGACTGGCGGCCCGCGCATCCGGTGTGGGTTCGGCCGTTGTTGGGGCGGTCAATCCCGTGTCCACTCGTCGCGATCTTGAGTCCGGCATGATGGTCACGGCTGGCCGAACTAATCATTTTATCGCCGGCAACACGATGTGGAACCCATCGTATATGCAGCATGTCCTCGACAATGTCGGCAAGAATTGGGGCCGCGCACACGGCGGATCTATCAGCAATTAA
- a CDS encoding KfrB domain-containing protein translates to MSNDISNASTNQSKAEDRIKPTDIPREIRATVAEKLGKEADVYPAKSDSKNGYKGPVIHADKDFIVQAIGKGHRSAIVHLRNDVEFQGPKLQSRDQNNDLVNRNIQVHYRDGQAKAYPWNPERAAENQAQTQRKAVDPVEAAKEYAQTAFKTAKQRDAFVAHVQGVQALAADMAKAPTAPVQEGAKTARSIPVPAKGQDKAHAPSLER, encoded by the coding sequence ATGTCGAACGACATCAGCAATGCCAGCACCAACCAGTCGAAGGCCGAAGACAGGATCAAGCCGACCGACATCCCGAGAGAGATCCGCGCGACTGTCGCGGAGAAGCTGGGCAAGGAGGCCGATGTATATCCGGCCAAGAGCGACAGCAAGAACGGCTATAAGGGGCCGGTCATCCACGCCGATAAGGATTTCATCGTCCAGGCCATTGGTAAGGGCCACAGGTCGGCGATCGTGCACCTGCGCAACGATGTCGAGTTCCAGGGGCCGAAGCTGCAAAGCCGCGACCAGAACAATGACCTGGTCAATCGCAACATCCAAGTGCACTACCGCGACGGCCAAGCGAAGGCCTACCCCTGGAACCCGGAGCGTGCAGCCGAGAACCAGGCACAGACCCAGCGCAAGGCAGTGGACCCCGTCGAGGCGGCGAAGGAGTACGCGCAGACGGCGTTCAAGACGGCCAAGCAGCGCGATGCGTTCGTGGCGCATGTGCAGGGCGTGCAGGCCTTGGCGGCCGATATGGCTAAGGCACCGACCGCCCCCGTCCAGGAGGGGGCAAAAACGGCGCGCTCGATCCCTGTGCCCGCTAAGGGCCAAGACAAGGCGCATGCGCCGAGTCTGGAACGGTAA
- a CDS encoding virB8 family protein — translation MTMFGRNKPAKVHSTMSQSADGAHTQVTAEDSPHYAQAIGWEASRTLALEQSERRAWRVAGAFGVAFVLMAIGIAVMAPLKESIPYVIRVDSATGVPDLVTALDTKGVGYDEAMDRYWLAQYVRARETYDWYTLQKDYDTVGLLSAANVAKAYGELFTGDNALDKKFGSQVRATVEIVSVVPNGDGVGTVRFIKTTKRAEETGRGQVTRWIATIAYKYQNPSVLKESARLTNPLGFQVTSYRADPELTTEGTR, via the coding sequence ATGACCATGTTCGGACGCAATAAGCCCGCAAAGGTGCATTCCACCATGTCGCAAAGCGCCGACGGCGCGCACACTCAGGTCACGGCTGAAGACAGTCCGCATTACGCTCAGGCGATCGGTTGGGAAGCTTCCCGCACGCTTGCCCTGGAACAATCTGAGCGGCGCGCCTGGCGCGTCGCCGGCGCGTTCGGCGTCGCCTTCGTCCTCATGGCGATAGGCATTGCGGTCATGGCACCGCTGAAGGAAAGCATTCCCTACGTTATCCGCGTGGACAGCGCGACGGGCGTGCCTGATCTCGTCACCGCGCTCGATACCAAGGGCGTGGGATACGACGAGGCGATGGACCGGTATTGGCTGGCCCAGTACGTGCGCGCCCGCGAGACCTACGACTGGTACACGCTGCAAAAGGACTACGACACGGTAGGCCTTCTGTCGGCGGCCAATGTCGCTAAGGCATACGGCGAGCTGTTCACCGGCGACAACGCGCTGGACAAGAAATTCGGATCGCAGGTCCGTGCGACGGTTGAGATTGTCAGCGTTGTTCCTAATGGCGATGGCGTCGGCACGGTCAGGTTCATAAAGACGACAAAGCGAGCCGAAGAAACCGGCCGTGGGCAGGTCACGCGCTGGATCGCGACGATCGCCTACAAGTACCAGAACCCATCGGTCTTGAAAGAGTCCGCACGGCTGACCAATCCCCTCGGCTTCCAGGTCACGAGCTATCGCGCCGATCCGGAGTTGACGACGGAGGGCACGCGATGA
- the virB9 gene encoding P-type conjugative transfer protein VirB9 yields the protein MKRLSLALAAVLVSVPAFAMDVPSSSRFDNRIQYVNYNVGDVVLVRALPGLGVRIVFAPGENIVDVGTGFSQGWEFRKSGNILFLKPKSVKTGGNDGQVMAPEAGKWNTNLMVTTDQRLYDFDLQLLPGSNDGAPARNQRVAYRVEFRYPADEARAKARQADKKEAEARLAAKPAPMNWHYSMQVGEDSEAIAPSMAYDDGRFTYLRFPNNRDFPTVFLVAGDKSESIVNANVDPSAPDILVVHRVAREMVLRLGSAVVGIYNDSYNMDGVPTNTGTTVPGVERVIKSGEVK from the coding sequence ATGAAGCGCCTATCTCTCGCGCTCGCGGCTGTGCTGGTGTCGGTCCCAGCCTTCGCGATGGATGTTCCGTCCAGTTCACGATTCGACAACCGCATTCAGTACGTCAACTACAACGTCGGCGACGTTGTGCTGGTGCGGGCTCTGCCTGGCCTCGGCGTGCGTATTGTTTTCGCCCCTGGCGAGAACATCGTGGATGTTGGCACCGGCTTTTCGCAGGGCTGGGAGTTCCGCAAGAGCGGGAACATCCTGTTCCTCAAGCCGAAGTCGGTAAAGACCGGCGGCAATGACGGTCAAGTCATGGCGCCGGAAGCTGGGAAGTGGAACACCAACTTGATGGTGACCACTGACCAGCGGCTTTACGACTTCGATCTCCAATTGCTGCCTGGTAGCAACGACGGGGCACCGGCGCGCAACCAACGCGTCGCCTACCGTGTGGAGTTCCGCTACCCGGCAGATGAGGCGCGGGCGAAGGCGCGCCAGGCCGACAAGAAGGAGGCGGAGGCACGCCTGGCGGCGAAGCCGGCGCCGATGAACTGGCATTACTCGATGCAGGTTGGCGAGGATTCGGAGGCCATCGCGCCGTCGATGGCCTACGACGATGGTCGGTTCACGTACCTACGTTTCCCGAACAACCGCGACTTTCCGACCGTCTTCCTCGTCGCCGGCGACAAGTCGGAAAGCATCGTCAATGCGAATGTCGATCCGAGCGCGCCGGATATTCTGGTCGTGCACCGTGTCGCCCGTGAAATGGTGTTGCGCCTCGGATCGGCAGTCGTCGGTATCTATAACGATTCTTACAACATGGACGGCGTGCCGACCAACACTGGGACGACGGTTCCGGGCGTGGAACGTGTCATCAAGTCCGGTGAGGTGAAGTGA
- a CDS encoding OmpA family protein, protein MVSVQFPWNSAQFRPTPAQVAHLRGLIAAGVAHVQVRGRTDNPNPSSGDERIARGRAEAAKDWLIGEGVPSGIIDLNFVSAGDYRSNNRLSDGRALNRRVDIEFISK, encoded by the coding sequence GTGGTCAGCGTGCAGTTCCCCTGGAACAGCGCGCAGTTCCGCCCGACGCCGGCGCAGGTTGCTCATCTGCGCGGCTTGATTGCCGCCGGCGTTGCACACGTCCAGGTGCGCGGCAGAACGGACAACCCGAACCCGTCGTCCGGCGATGAGCGCATCGCGCGCGGCCGCGCGGAAGCGGCGAAGGACTGGTTGATCGGTGAGGGCGTCCCGAGCGGGATCATCGACTTAAACTTTGTGTCGGCGGGGGACTACCGGTCGAACAATCGGCTTTCCGATGGCCGCGCTCTGAATAGGCGCGTGGACATCGAATTCATCAGCAAGTGA
- a CDS encoding EexN family lipoprotein — translation MYKVLFIALLMLSLAGCGDSEPTRTVSEYKADKELRASTLAACKNNPGDKGLSPNCINAGHAENEVLNARRGYTPLKPVKF, via the coding sequence ATGTATAAGGTTTTGTTTATCGCTTTGCTCATGCTTTCGTTGGCTGGATGCGGCGACAGCGAACCGACTCGGACGGTTTCGGAATACAAGGCCGACAAGGAGCTGCGGGCTTCGACGTTGGCGGCTTGTAAGAATAACCCCGGCGATAAGGGGTTATCGCCAAACTGCATCAACGCAGGTCACGCCGAGAACGAAGTGTTGAACGCGAGGCGTGGTTATACTCCTTTGAAGCCGGTGAAGTTCTAA
- a CDS encoding type IV secretory system conjugative DNA transfer family protein, which produces MSGEKWAKLVFVLLVLVAGTAGVVYMGGVMFYLLGKANPIGKTDFGTWWLYWSYYKDNPPVAKRLLLALVIPAVPIYGAIIAATIAAMRDQRKLYGDSRFANEGEIAAAGLFAPKGIVVGKWKKRFLLFPGLQFVLLSAPTRSGKGVGIVIPNLLSWEDSVVVLDVKQENFLITSGWRARYGHACYLFNPFAEDGRTHRYNPLGYISDDPRLRVGDILDLGYAIYPGDGKEPFFDDTARNLFLGLVLYLCETPELPRTFGELLRQASGKGKSAKDHIQGIITSRNYREFGDIMLNSAGEEQAQTVKVIMDLKRVDKAEAEALCDEIPFAVAENVPAADIEAIEEQLKDCGAEYETERRLEPIVQWDGVGLPPLSSECVDALNRFVTTSDNTLSSIMSTFNAPLTLWASPIFDAATAADDFDLREVRRKRMSIYIGIPAAKLDSARLIMNMLFSQLVKLNLDVQLNATPDVKYHCMMLMDEFTAPGRIGIIAKSNAYMASYGLRLVTIIQSAGQLEADIPMGYGRDLARTLVTNHACQIFYTPREQRDANDYSEALGYYTFKSTGRSRQLGRSGGSESESDQKRPLMMPQELKEMSQREQIINLENTKAIKCTKIRYYEDYVFLDRLAEVDPSLLTRNFLGMRRKPTQRELERSWGSWKLAAPVPTIDFDLHDAIVQSRVREVTPDDIAGGIDLRKLAMDTSKIRDLAAGQELPPEQVQGIVADFFDALDAASQPSAEGIGDEDAVSDEELARLDAEAAAETDNDDGDGDGDGDGDGDRAAHAAEPPAAVAAAPAAAIAPIVVKPVAQPEPPAEPAPVDAVDDLADEGDHSEAVAEDDVDADAEGNDVPELDEDDEARLYDELPDLSDFDGDTEVVHPDDEVLEDDDAAPMPAAAPTKPILDLSILDSPIERK; this is translated from the coding sequence ATGAGTGGTGAGAAGTGGGCAAAGCTTGTCTTTGTCCTTTTGGTGTTGGTCGCGGGCACTGCCGGCGTCGTCTACATGGGCGGCGTCATGTTCTACCTGCTCGGCAAAGCAAATCCGATCGGCAAGACGGATTTCGGCACATGGTGGCTCTATTGGAGCTACTACAAGGACAATCCCCCGGTGGCGAAGCGCCTTCTGTTGGCGCTGGTGATCCCGGCGGTCCCGATATATGGCGCGATCATTGCCGCCACGATTGCGGCGATGCGAGACCAGCGCAAGCTCTACGGCGACTCGCGGTTCGCCAACGAGGGCGAGATAGCGGCCGCAGGCCTGTTTGCGCCGAAAGGCATCGTCGTCGGCAAGTGGAAGAAGCGGTTCCTACTCTTTCCCGGCCTGCAATTCGTGCTGCTGTCGGCTCCGACGCGCTCCGGCAAGGGCGTCGGCATCGTGATCCCGAACCTGCTGAGCTGGGAGGACTCTGTGGTCGTCCTCGACGTGAAGCAAGAGAACTTCCTGATCACGTCGGGTTGGCGCGCCCGTTACGGGCACGCCTGCTACCTGTTCAATCCGTTCGCGGAGGATGGTCGAACCCACCGTTACAACCCACTGGGCTATATCAGTGACGACCCGCGTTTGCGCGTCGGTGACATCCTGGACCTTGGATATGCAATCTATCCCGGCGACGGCAAAGAACCGTTCTTCGACGACACGGCGCGCAACCTGTTCCTAGGGCTGGTTCTCTACCTGTGTGAAACACCCGAATTGCCGCGCACATTCGGTGAATTGCTGCGCCAGGCCTCGGGCAAGGGCAAGTCCGCCAAAGACCACATCCAGGGGATCATCACGTCCCGCAATTACCGCGAGTTCGGCGACATCATGCTCAACAGCGCCGGCGAGGAGCAGGCGCAGACGGTGAAGGTCATCATGGACCTGAAGAGGGTGGATAAGGCCGAGGCGGAGGCGCTTTGCGATGAGATCCCGTTCGCAGTCGCCGAGAACGTGCCGGCCGCTGACATCGAGGCGATCGAAGAGCAATTGAAGGATTGCGGCGCCGAGTACGAGACGGAACGGCGTCTTGAGCCAATCGTGCAATGGGACGGCGTGGGCCTGCCGCCGCTGTCGTCGGAGTGCGTAGATGCGCTGAACCGGTTCGTGACGACTTCGGACAACACGTTGTCCAGCATCATGTCCACGTTCAACGCGCCTTTGACGCTATGGGCAAGTCCGATTTTCGACGCGGCCACCGCAGCGGATGATTTCGATCTACGCGAGGTCCGCCGCAAGAGGATGTCGATCTACATCGGTATTCCTGCCGCCAAGCTCGATAGCGCGCGGCTCATCATGAACATGCTGTTTTCGCAGCTCGTCAAGCTGAACCTCGACGTGCAGCTCAACGCGACGCCAGACGTGAAATACCACTGCATGATGCTCATGGACGAGTTCACCGCGCCGGGCCGCATCGGCATCATTGCGAAGTCCAACGCGTACATGGCGAGCTATGGTCTGCGGCTGGTGACCATCATTCAGTCCGCCGGCCAGTTGGAAGCGGATATCCCAATGGGATACGGGCGCGACCTGGCGCGGACACTTGTCACGAACCATGCGTGTCAGATTTTCTACACGCCGCGCGAACAGCGCGACGCGAACGATTATTCGGAAGCGCTCGGGTACTACACCTTCAAGTCAACCGGCCGCAGTCGCCAGCTCGGCCGTTCTGGCGGCTCCGAGTCGGAGTCCGACCAGAAACGGCCGTTGATGATGCCGCAAGAGCTGAAGGAAATGAGTCAGCGCGAGCAAATCATCAACCTGGAGAACACCAAGGCGATCAAGTGCACGAAGATCCGGTACTACGAGGATTACGTGTTCCTGGACCGGCTGGCCGAAGTAGATCCATCGCTACTCACGCGCAACTTCCTGGGGATGCGGCGTAAGCCAACACAGCGCGAGTTAGAGCGATCGTGGGGTAGCTGGAAGCTCGCGGCACCCGTGCCAACTATCGATTTCGATTTGCACGATGCCATCGTGCAGAGCCGCGTGCGTGAGGTAACGCCGGATGACATCGCCGGCGGCATCGACCTGCGCAAGCTGGCAATGGACACGTCGAAGATCCGCGACCTGGCCGCAGGCCAGGAGCTACCGCCCGAACAGGTGCAGGGCATCGTCGCCGACTTCTTCGACGCGCTTGACGCCGCGTCGCAGCCCTCTGCAGAGGGCATTGGTGACGAGGATGCGGTGAGCGACGAGGAATTGGCGCGGCTCGATGCGGAGGCGGCAGCGGAGACCGACAACGACGATGGCGATGGCGATGGCGATGGCGATGGCGATGGTGATCGCGCGGCCCATGCAGCCGAGCCACCGGCAGCGGTTGCAGCGGCGCCGGCGGCCGCCATCGCGCCGATCGTCGTCAAGCCCGTGGCGCAGCCTGAGCCGCCAGCCGAGCCCGCACCCGTGGATGCGGTAGACGATCTGGCGGACGAAGGCGACCACAGCGAAGCGGTTGCGGAGGACGATGTCGACGCCGACGCCGAAGGCAATGACGTGCCCGAGCTGGACGAAGACGACGAGGCGCGGCTGTACGACGAGTTGCCGGATCTCTCCGATTTCGATGGCGACACCGAAGTCGTTCATCCGGACGACGAAGTGTTGGAGGACGACGACGCGGCGCCAATGCCTGCGGCGGCGCCTACTAAACCCATCCTTGATTTATCCATTCTTGACAGCCCGATCGAGCGGAAATGA